In Lotus japonicus ecotype B-129 chromosome 5, LjGifu_v1.2, one genomic interval encodes:
- the LOC130719669 gene encoding uncharacterized protein LOC130719669, producing the protein MGDASDGRNEIQMEDSELAQEPMKQTEAPPIRKPTFKEKVLGVKPVLIPEEVDLLETGVMKMDLVEGNRLFPSFDMDDTAYKSIFHPFEDCLVIKLLGKKIGYRTLCERLKSLWKLHGSFEVIEVHNGYFFVKFDSQEDKVKVLTGAPWMIFDHYLSVKPWTSDFVAADSKINTTAVWIRIPGLGLQFYHRKILMTLAKGVGKPIKVDMNTVDMHKGRFARVCVEIDLSEPVVGMIRLRGTWYKVEYEGLHLLCGACGCYGHLTRNCSASPVQTQPKQQAEGVPNAAVAVTVTEVMTAQVDTPAGQSQGCETPNLQSAEIQGNNNVPEKCPDSAHGEWLKVERKRNKPKKVAPSKEEYFQFTGKGNKSKAAGNTLGVSKKGGNNISNDLPTASNKEYSYSSGSVQYRKRPRNAKPQTLGNNGTGHGENNMHVGLMNDGGIQAKQMSQQQGQTRKLIFPQGTPLSGATSSGHGGLPPVGKTRPDNGEAPGAQLLGNASMERRTFDNIVLPKDVIFKDHGGA; encoded by the coding sequence ATGGGGGACGCGAGTGATGGCCGGAATGAGATTCAGATGGAGGACTCAGAGCTTGCGCAGGAGCCTATGAAACAGACAGAGGCGCCACCGATACGTAAGCCCACGTTTAAGGAGAAAGTGTTGGGAGTCAAGCCAGTTTTGATTCCGGAGGAAGTGGATTTGCTGGAGACTGGGGTGATGAAGATGGATCTCGTGGAAGGCAATCGGCTATTCCCGTCTTTTGACATGGATGACACTGCGTATAAGTCTATTTTCCATCCGTTTGAAGATTGTTTGGTGATTAAGCTCTTGGGAAAGAAGATTGGCTACCGAACTCTGTGTGAGAGATTGAAGTCCCTATGGAAACTGCATGGTAGTTTTGAAGTCATTGAGGTTCATAATGGGTATTTCTTTGTGAAATTTGATTCACAAGAGGATAAGGTGAAGGTTCTCACTGGAGCGCCATGGATGATCTTTGATCATTACTTATCAGTGAAACCGTGGACGTCGGACTTTGTGGCGGCGGACTCTAAGATTAATACGACGGCTGTATGGATTCGTATACCTGGGCTCGGACTACAGTTCTATCATAGGAAGATATTGATGACGCTGGCCAAGGGTGTGGGGAAGCCAATCAAGGTTGATATGAACACTGTCGATATGCATAAGGGTCGCTTTGCTCGCGTGTGCGTAGAGATTGACTTGAGTGAACCGGTGGTGGGAATGATTCGATTGCGTGGTACTTGGTATAAAGTGGAATACGAAGGCCTGCATTTGTTGTGTGGAGCTTGTGGCTGTTATGGCCACTTAACTCGCAACTGCTCGGCGTCGCCGGTGCAAACTCAGCCTAAGCAACAGGCTGAAGGGGTTCCTAACGCGGCGGTGGCTGTAACAGTTACTGAGGTGATGACGGCGCAGGTTGACACGCCAGCGGGGCAGTCACAGGGGTGTGAAACCCCTAATTTGCAATCAGCCGAGATTCAAGGGAATAATAATGTTCCTGAGAAATGCCCGGACTCAGCACATGGAGAGTGGCTGAAagtggaaagaaaaagaaacaaaccTAAGAAAGTGGCACCAAGTAAGGAGGAATATTTCCAGTTCACTGGGAAAGGAAACAAATCCAAAGCTGCAGGGAATACATTGGGGGTTAGCAAAAAAGGTGGCAATAATATCTCCAATGATTTGCCAACTGCTAGTAATAAGGAGTATTCCTATTCTAGTGGTTCAGTACAATACCGTAAACGTCCTCGGAATGCAAAGCCGCAGACATTAGGAAACAATGGAACTGGGCATGGAGAGAATAACATGCATGTAGGTTTGATGAATGATGGTGGAATTCAAGCCAAGCAGATGAGTCAGCAGCAAGGCCAGACGAGGAAATTAATTTTTCCACAAGGGACCCCGTTGAGTGGTGCAACCAGTAGTGGGCATGGAGGGTTGCCGCCGGTGGGTAAGACCAGACCCGATAATGGGGAAGCTCCTGGAGCTCAGCTTTTGGGCAATGCTTCTATGGAACGCAGAACCTTTGACAACATAGTCTTGCCAAAGGATGTTATCTTTAAAGATCATGGTGGAGCATGA